From the genome of Biomphalaria glabrata chromosome 1, xgBioGlab47.1, whole genome shotgun sequence, one region includes:
- the LOC106060776 gene encoding uncharacterized protein LOC106060776 — protein sequence MYILRLVVLSLLIILEGRGNSSNPCVCINSKEKQSFLKRIRRLEEAARRGNCPSGFIRYSRYCYLFVMAERSRSHWGGAKEYCREKGANLVTLDGSNQERFITNYFKTNFKNKEEEYKLFTGLIFTDQKALFPFDPLQGHQDNRGTSLEGDSLRWSSTQAAVNNTNVHSVSLTKGPVAKWSPPKIQGHIIIGPEYLSCVVLKWNVDHFDWRFNSCWEEKLQFICEARLGKHKKRKSKKRPKRDADDKSSPFGNTDDDISEHLLDSDTYEADEDFVWMDDIDDILDEDADMEISDLEDDTD from the exons ATGTATATCTTGAGGCTGGTCGTGCTGTCCTTACTTATAATTCTGGAGGGCAGAGGAAACAGTTCAAACCCTTGTGTGTGTATCAactcaaaagaaaaacaatcttTTCTCAAACGTATCCGACGATTGGAAGAAG CTGCAAGAAGAGGGAACTGCCCATCTGGTTTCATACGCTATAGTCGCTACTGTTACCTGTTTGTGATGGCAGAGAGATCCAGGTCACACTGGGGAGGTGCCAAGGAGTACTGCCGGGAGAAAGGTGCCAACTTAGTCACTCTTGATGGATCCAATCAAGAGCGTTTCATCACCAACTATTTTAAgaccaattttaaaaacaaag AAGAAGAATACAAACTGTTCACTGGACTTATCTTCACTGACCAGAAAGCTTTGTTTCCCTTTGATCCATTGCAAGGACACCAAGACAATCGTGGTACAAGTTTAGAAGGAGACTCGCTAAGATGGTCGTCTACTCAAGCAGCTGTTAACAATACTAATGTCCACAGCGTGTCATTGACTAAAGGCCCAGTGGCCAAATGGTCCCCGCCAAAGATTCAAGGCCACATCATTATTGGTCCTGAATATTTGTCTTGTGTCGTTCTCAAATGGAACGTGGATCATTTTGATTGGCGGTTCAACAGCTGTTGGGAGGAAAAACTTCAGTTCATCTGTGAAGCGAGACTTGGAAAACACAAGAAACGGAAGTCTAAGAAGCGACCAAAGAGAGACGCAGACGACAAGTCGTCGCCATTTGGAAACACGGATGACGACATTAGTGAACATTTACTTGATTCTGACACGTACGAAGCTGATGAAGATTTTGTTTGGATGGATGATATCGATGATATCCTCGATGAAGACGCAGACATGGAAATAAGTGACTTGGAAGACGATACTGACTGA